Proteins encoded by one window of Pelmatolapia mariae isolate MD_Pm_ZW linkage group LG14, Pm_UMD_F_2, whole genome shotgun sequence:
- the tlcd1 gene encoding TLC domain-containing protein 1, whose product MEALLPVLKSHPGPSVLVCSLIFRLAHRLLQRLPVPKVVKQDAFRSWKWKNLSVSMVHSMLTGIWALTCVVVWPETLSDIHSYHTPLSYLLVCVSTGYFVHDATDIILSGHAKGSWEFLLHHALVIWCFLYALYTQLYVAGAVIALFVEVNSITLHLRLMLKLASAQSSTLYYINKLANLFTYVMFRLTTQFYLTWFIIHNYSWLDHGGYFLVSMMVMNIMILIYFYRLLRADFFPRSCAGQNGMHNNNTKKFISD is encoded by the exons ATGGAGGCCCTGCTTCCTGTGCTCAAGAGTCACCCAGGCCCGTCAGTACTGGTGTGCTCTTTGATTTTCAGGTTGGCCCACCGGCTGCTCCAAAGGCTGCCCGTGCCCAAGGTGGTAAAGCAGGATGCCTTCCGCTCCTGGAAGTGGAAGAACCTCTCCGTCTCTATGGTGCACTCAATGCTGACTGGGATTTGGGCCCTGACCTG TGTGGTGGTTTGGCCAGAGACGCTGAGCGACATCCACTCATACCACACCCCTCTGTCCTACCTGCTTGTCTGCGTCTCCacag GCTACTTTGTGCATGATGCAACTGATATCATCCTCTCGGGACATGCAAAAGGATCGTGGGAATTCTTACTCCATCATGCACTG GTGATTTGGTGTTTCCTGTACGCCCTGTACACTCAGCTCTATGTAGCCGGCGCTGTAATCGCCCTCTTTGTGGAGGTCAACAGCATCACCCTGCACCTGAGGCTGATGCTGAAGCTGGCGAGTGCTCAGTCTTCCACCTTGTACTACATCAACAAGCTCGCCAACCTGTTCACCTACGTTATGTTTCGCCTCACCACCCAGTTCTACCTCACGTGGTTTATTATCCACAACTACTCCTGGCTGGACCACGGTGGATACTTTCTTGTTTCTATGATGGTGATGAATATTATGATCCTAATTTATTTCTACCGCTTGCTCCGTGCAGACTTCTTCCCACGGAGCTGTGCAG